The segment GTTATTGCCGGAATAATCCCTCACGTCACCATCAAAAGGATAGTAGGCAACAAGCCCTTTCTCTGGAATAGGTGTTGGGCCTGGAGTAGGAGTTGGTGTTGGTGTAGAGCTTGCTGGTGATGGAGCCCTCAGACCAAAGAAATAGATAGTAACATCATCTTCACCGTCCATGCCATTGATGCCCATGTTCTCCACTCTTATGGTGTGGATGCCCCTATCGAGACCGGATACTTCCAGATACCTGATAAACGCATTACCCTCATAATGATCTCCATAAGTATCGCCGGCCCATACTTCATTTCCATCAACGAGAACACGTGCCCAGCCATCGTTGATGTCTCCCCAGAACTGGACACCTACTGTGGTCGTTTCAACGGTCGTCTTTGCCTCGACCCAGTTTCCCTGATCCATTAGCGCTATCCATTCATTATATCGCCAGATAGTTCCACTTGTTGTGACCTGGAACTCAGAAGGTGGTGTAACATATGCAGTGTTTGCAAAAGCTACAACATCCGGAGGAATTGCAAACTCAACGGCATTTCCATCATATAATACAGTGTTTACTTGTGCAGAAGCAGCTGTCATCGACAAACAAAAAACTGCCATCAAAATAAAAATAACATGCAGTAAGCTATTGGATCTAATGTTCATATCTTGTCCCCCACGAACAGATTTTCTACTATATGAATATCTGTGTATCCTCTTATAAAAAGAAAACCAATCATTTAGAAGAAATAAAATAAGAGAGAAGACGTTTAATGTTGATAGATCTAAAAAAGAAAAGAAAGAATCAGATAATAAACCAGAAAGCTTGTAGCTTATCAAACTACCGGATTATATCCCATGTGCTCGGCCATGAATTTGGCAACATCACCCGATTCCATCACCGGGAAACTATCGAAACGGCAGATATCCAACCAGGGGTACATACCCTCAGCATAAGATTCAGCATTCTCTACTTCGTATAGAACAATATGTCGGCAACTGGACAGGTCAGACCATTCACCGATTACCTTAATTCCTTCCGGATATTCCCACTTTTCAAAGCGCTTCCACATTTCATTATGGTCCTTTGGGTCCCATGTTATTATGTCCATAAACAACATTTCTTAATACTCCCCTTTACTTCATTTACAGTTTGTCTATTCAAAGATATACAGCCAAAAGCCCCCGCTTACGACTGATTTAAGTTAGAATTATCCTTATGAAAACCCCAACCCAAATTAATATTCAACATTACGGTATAAATTCCTACTGAAATAAAATATTCACAAATAAATAGAAATTAGACTTTAGCACATATCAAAAAAATCAGAGCATATTGAATTAGAAAAGATGATTGCATCAAATCTTTGACAGCTCAGTGAGTATATAGTGGTTTTAAGTTTGTATTATTTTCAAAAAAAGACATAATTGCTGCTGAATACTGCCCATGTAAGTTGAAAACACCAATAGCTTAAGTATATATGCAAATATACCTCATTTTTTGTTATAATTTCATTAAAACAAACGGCTTGGTCATAATGGGTAAAAAAATAAAAGATGAAAAGATACTCGAAGACATACTTTTAGATGCACAATACCTGAGGCTGGGACTTTGTGATAATGATAGACCTTACATCGTACCAATATCATTCGGATACAAGGACAGAACCATCTATCTACATAGTTCCGGGAAAGGTACGAAAATTAACCTCATTAAACAGAACAAACATGCCTGTTTTGAAGTGGACAATTTTTACGAGACACTCCCATCCGATGAACCCTGTTCGTATTACATGAAGTACCAGAGCGTCGTGGGCTATGGAACTGCAACTATCCTGGAAGATGAAGAAGAAAGAAAAGAAGGCCTTAAGCTCATAATCGATCGCTACCACAATAAAGAATACAACATCGATGACCTGAAAACCAAGGGCGTAGCAATCATACGTATCGATGTTGAAGAGCTGCATGGTAGGCAATACGGAATGGACTACGATTGAGCAAATCTGACATCTCATTACGAAAAAAGGAGTGGATGAACATAAAGTACGGAATTGGAATCGATGCAGGTGGAACGTACACCGATGCTGTTATCGTGAGAGAGGATGACGGAAAGGTCATAGACTATACGAAATCACCGACCACGTATCCGGATCCGCTTCCCGGAATAAAGAACGCCCTTGATTCCCTTAATCAGTCATACCTGAAGAAGGTATCAAAGGTCTCTGTTTCCACGACCCTTGCAACGAATGCCGTTCTTGAGAACACTGTTTCGGAAAGACCTTCAGGACATGATGTTGCACTGATAATGATAGGAGACACTAAAGATCCTGCTGACCCCAGGATACCCTATTACATCACTGTGGAAGGCGGACATAGCGCAAACGGAAGGGAGATCCGTTTTCTGGACATCCAGAGCATAAAGGATTTTGTTCTCGAAACAAAGGACAAGGTCGCAGCTTTTGCAGTTTCAGCAAATTTCAGTGTCAGGAACCCGGACCATGAGATCAAGGCCAAAGAGATCATTGAGAAAATGACTGACCTTCCAGTAGTTTGCGGACACGAGCTTTCACAATCACTTGGTTCCTATGAAAGAGGTATAACAGCCTACATCGATGCCCAGCTGGTACCAATTTCCACGCAGTTCATGAATGCAGTGGTCTCTGAGATCAAGAGACGTGGTATTGATGCACAGATAATGATGCTAAAATGCGATGGTTCCGTTGTGGGCATTGATGAAGCCCTCAGGCATCCTATCGAATCCATATTTACCGGACCTGCAGCCAGTCTCGTTGGTGCAGCCTATCTTTCAAAGATGAAGGACTGCATCGTTATTGATGTTGGAGGAACCAGTACCGATGTCGCAAAAGTGACCCATGGAATTCCAGAGATTACGGATGAAGGTGCAGTTGTAGGCGGATGGCAGACGAAAGTGAAGGCCATACGCATGGAAACCTCGGCAATGGGAGGTGACAGCCACGTCTGGATAAAGAACGGAGTGATCAGCTTCGGACCACGCAAGGTCATCCCGATCTGTATGGCTGCAGCAAAATGGCCTTCCCTCAAGGATAAAGTAAAGAAAGCTTCTATTCCTTCAAAGATACAGTTATGCGAGAACATTCAGCCGACAAAATTCTATATTCGGACAGGCAGCAAGCCCGACATTATGGGAAAGACAGAAAAAGAGCTGTTCGATCGCATAGGTGATGAACCGACCTCCATCGGCGAGATCTTCACCGATGGACTGCCTTCATCTGTATTCCTGGAACTTCTTATCAAGAAGAAACTTATCCATGCAATCGGCTTTACCCCAACCGATGCTTTGCACGTTCTGGGAGATTACACGGAGTGGGACAACGAAGCTTCCGAGATCGCAGCCGGCATCTTGTCCAAGATGATCCAGACTGAACGCACAGACTTCTGTGAAGATGTCAAGAGTTCCTTCGGGAAGAACATGGCTGCCTATGTCATGTCGTACCTGCTGAGAGAGATCGATCATGCAGATATCAGGAAGATAATTGACAACAAGTATGAGTACCTTACCAGGTTCAAGGTCGGTGTTCCCGTGGTCTTACTTGGTGGTCCGGTCCGGGCTTATGTTGATGATGTACGGGATGCAATCGATGCAGAGATCATTTTGCCTGAACATGCAGAAGTGGGGAACGCAGTTGGTGCAATAGTAGGCAAGGTCACAAAAAGGATCGAGATCCTTATCCGCAACGTTCGTGAAGGCAACAAATCTGTCACAATGATGTTTACACCTGCCGGAAGAAAGCGTTTCAATAACTATCCCCAGGCCCTTGAGGAAGCGGATGTTGTGGGAAGACAACTTGTGCTGGAATACCTGAACAATTCCGGGCTCCCCATCGAGGACCATAAGATAGAGGTCATAAAGCAGGACATCAGGATAAATGATTCCGACCTTTTCCCACTGGAAACTAATCTGGTTTTCGTGGGTGTGGGTGATGTTGAGGATTAATGGTAAAAACAATTGTACATCATCTATGTGAAAGTGCCAGCTTGATCCCGATCACTGAAAATATACTGGCTTTCATCCAGTTGACATATAGGCCAACCTTTGGTCTTTCCAGTATTTTAGTGCCAATGCTACCTGCAAATACAGAAATGATCGAGAAGACCACGATCGCCTGGACCATGAATACTATCCCAAGTACTCCCATCTGAGTGGAAACACTCCCAGCCTGCAAGTTC is part of the Methanococcoides methylutens MM1 genome and harbors:
- a CDS encoding DUF3303 domain-containing protein is translated as MLFMDIITWDPKDHNEMWKRFEKWEYPEGIKVIGEWSDLSSCRHIVLYEVENAESYAEGMYPWLDICRFDSFPVMESGDVAKFMAEHMGYNPVV
- a CDS encoding hydantoinase/oxoprolinase N-terminal domain-containing protein, whose protein sequence is MKYGIGIDAGGTYTDAVIVREDDGKVIDYTKSPTTYPDPLPGIKNALDSLNQSYLKKVSKVSVSTTLATNAVLENTVSERPSGHDVALIMIGDTKDPADPRIPYYITVEGGHSANGREIRFLDIQSIKDFVLETKDKVAAFAVSANFSVRNPDHEIKAKEIIEKMTDLPVVCGHELSQSLGSYERGITAYIDAQLVPISTQFMNAVVSEIKRRGIDAQIMMLKCDGSVVGIDEALRHPIESIFTGPAASLVGAAYLSKMKDCIVIDVGGTSTDVAKVTHGIPEITDEGAVVGGWQTKVKAIRMETSAMGGDSHVWIKNGVISFGPRKVIPICMAAAKWPSLKDKVKKASIPSKIQLCENIQPTKFYIRTGSKPDIMGKTEKELFDRIGDEPTSIGEIFTDGLPSSVFLELLIKKKLIHAIGFTPTDALHVLGDYTEWDNEASEIAAGILSKMIQTERTDFCEDVKSSFGKNMAAYVMSYLLREIDHADIRKIIDNKYEYLTRFKVGVPVVLLGGPVRAYVDDVRDAIDAEIILPEHAEVGNAVGAIVGKVTKRIEILIRNVREGNKSVTMMFTPAGRKRFNNYPQALEEADVVGRQLVLEYLNNSGLPIEDHKIEVIKQDIRINDSDLFPLETNLVFVGVGDVED
- a CDS encoding pyridoxamine 5'-phosphate oxidase family protein, with protein sequence MGKKIKDEKILEDILLDAQYLRLGLCDNDRPYIVPISFGYKDRTIYLHSSGKGTKINLIKQNKHACFEVDNFYETLPSDEPCSYYMKYQSVVGYGTATILEDEEERKEGLKLIIDRYHNKEYNIDDLKTKGVAIIRIDVEELHGRQYGMDYD